A window of the Labrus mixtus chromosome 8, fLabMix1.1, whole genome shotgun sequence genome harbors these coding sequences:
- the LOC132979007 gene encoding semaphorin-6B-like: MATLAPPLTFLLLLLQLADGSFPEEPSPLSYVPVEVVRRYPVFLGRAHRSAQRQELHIQTVLQVNRTLYIGARDDLYRVELDNMAGEEMFFSKKRTWESNKNDIRVCRMKGKHEGECRNFIKVLLSQHDGLFVCGTNAFNPLCANYTRDTLELVGEPVSGMARCPYDPRHANVALFADGSLFTGTVTDFLAIDAVIYRSLGDSPALRTVKHDSKWFREPYFVSSMEWGPHIYFFFREMAMEFHHLEKVMVSRVARVCKADLGGSQRVLEKQWTTFLKARLNCSVPGDSHFYFNLLHATSGIIHMQGRDVILGLFSTPPNSIPGSAVCVFDMQQLAHVFEGRFKEQKSPESIWTPVPDEAVPKPRPGGCAVQGSRFSSSNALPDEVLNFVKTHPLMDDTVPLLGHRPWVVKTMGRYQLTTMVVDTEAGPHKNRTVLFLGSTRGTILKFLMIVSGDSVSHSSVFLEEVEGFNPEKCGEDSPQARQLLSLSLDRTSHTLLLAFPSCLVRVPTSRCHLHSRCMKSCLASRDPYCGWTRGSTCSFLRPGTRLPFQQDVEYGNTSSHLGDCDGILQQSLLIEPESLVSLNLLVASAVSAFTIGAALSGLAVCWIMAHKPSNRRHGNSSQSAIQRRERGLLSSGGGMGGSVLSVTRQGGGERPCTQGGETLFVMPNGWVKSGELDPGFLPTPEHTPQQKRRGLRLSDSNSGGWDTSQTYLGGGSVGLGSPCRIPPSVYLTTRLFQQGGGGRHGGEGRGNDTPRQHYVCLSKQEKGGRGTPKAPLRKSAGEYVYPMTPQDSPERRRVVSAPSAPMEYGEPLPLRWPAPEGYILSSHGMVPVSLPPPSMPPPSGQVYMSQQHTPGLSRALLRGALERGELGELMDLSQLLSKKNCNDRTQTGQ, translated from the exons ATGGCGACCCTGGCTCCTCCCCTCACATTTCTTCTCCTGCTACTTCAACTGGCTGATGGCTCTTTCCCAGAGGAACCTAGTCCTCTTAGCTACGTCCCCGTAGAGG TTGTGCGGAGGTATCCAGTGTTCCTGGGCAGAGCTCATCGTTCAGCTCAGAGACAAGAGCTGCACATACAGACGGTCCTCCAAGTCAACCGCACGCTCTACATAGGAGCCAG AGATGATTTGTACAGAGTGGAGCTGGATAACATGGCAGGTGAAGAAATGTTCTTCAGTAAG AAACGGACGTGGGAATCCAATAAGAATGATATTCGAGTGTGTCGGATGAAGGGCAAACATGAG ggAGAGTGCCGTAATTTCATCAAGGTTCTTCTCAGCCAGCATGATGGCCTGTTTGTATGTGGAACAAACGCATTCAACCCACTGTGTGCCAACTACACT AGAGACACCCTTGAATTGGTGGGAGAGCCTGTGAGTGGGATGGCCCGGTGCCCATATGATCCACGACATGCCAACGTGGCTTTATTTGCAG ATGGAAGTCTCTTTACGGGTACTGTGACAGACTTCCTGGCCATCGATGCTGTGATCTATCGCAGCCTTGGCGACAGCCCCGCCCTCCGCACGGTCAAACACGACTCCAAGTGGTTCAGAG AGCCCTACTTTGTGAGCTCCATGGAGTGGGGGCctcatatttatttcttcttcagaGAGATGGCCATGGAGTTTCATCATCTAGAGAAG GTGATGGTTTCCCGTGTGGCTCGTGTGTGTAAGGCAGACCTTGGTGGCTCTCAGCGCGTCCTGGAGAAACAGTGGACTACATTCCTGAAGGCGCGGCTCAACTGCTCTGTCCCCGGAGATTCACACTTTTACTTCAACCTCTTACACGCCACCAGCGGGATCATTCACATGCAAGGACGAGACGTCATACTTGGTCTCTTCTCGACGCCACCAAACAG CATCCCTggctctgcagtgtgtgtgtttgacatgcAGCAGCTCGCTCATGTGTTTGAGGGCAGGTTTAAAGAGCAGAAATCCCCTGAGTCTATTTGGACTCCTGTGCCGGACGAAGCAGTGCCTAAACCCAG ACCAGGAGGATGTGCAGTGCAGGGGTCCAGATTTAGCTCCTCTAATGCGCTGCCAGACGAGGTGCTGAACTTTGTGAAGACCCATCCGCTAATGGATGATACCGTTCCACTGCTGGGGCACAGACCCTGGGTGGTCAAGACTATGGGACG GTACCAGCTGACAACCATGGTGGTGGACACAGAAGCTGGTCCACATAAGAACCGTACAGTTTTGTTCTTGGGCTCCACCAGAGGAACCATCCTCAAGTTTCTGATGATTGTCAGTGGAGATTCAGTCTCCCACAGCAGCGTGTTTCTGGAGGAGGTGGAAGGATTCAACCCAGAGAA gTGTGGTGAGGACTCTCCTCAGGCCCGTCAGCTCTTGTCTCTGTCGTTGGACCGGACCAGCCACACTCTGCTACTGGCCTTCCCCTCCTGTCTGGTGCGAGTGCCCACGTCTCGCTGCCACCTGCACTCACGCTGCATGAA gagttgtCTAGCCTCCAGGGACCCTTACTGTGGTTGGACCAGAGGCAGCACCTGCTCCTTCCTGAGACCAGGCACACG GCTGCCTTTTCAACAAGATGTGGAATACGGAAACACCTCCTCCCATCTAGGAGACTGTGATG GAATCCTGCAGCAGAGCTTGCTGATAGAACCAGAGAGCTTGGTCTCCCTCAACCTGCTTGTGGCCTCTGCAGTCTCAGCGTTCACCATCGGGGCGGCGCTCTCTGGCCTCGCCGTCTGCTGGATCATGGCCCACAAACCAAGCAACCGCCGCCATGGCAACAGCTCCCAGTCTGCCATCCAGCGGCGTGAAAGAGGCCTTCTGAGTAGTGGTGGCGGGATGGGAGGCTCTGTGCTTAGTGTGACAAGGCAGGGAGGTGGGGAGCGTCCCTGCACCCAGGGTGGGGAAACCCTGTTTGTCATGCCCAATGGGTGGGTGAAGTCTGGGGAGCTGGACCCGGGTTTCCTGCCGACCCCCGAGCACACGCCCCAGCAGAAACGCAGAGGCCTACGCCTGTCCGACTCCAACTCAGGAGGTTGGGACACCAGCCAGACATACCTGGGGGGAGGGTCTGTGGGTCTGGGTTCCCCCTGTCGTATCCCCCCCTCAGTCTATCTGACTACCAGACTCTTCCagcaggggggaggagggagacacgGCGGCGAGGGACGAGGGAATGACACACCACGCCAGCACTACGTCTGTCTGAGCAAGCaggaaaaaggagggaggggaacGCCCAAAGCCCCTCTCAGGAAGTCTGCAGGGGAGTATGTGTACCCCATGACCCCTCAGGACTCACCCGAGCGACGGAGGGTGGTATCAGCACCAAGCGCCCCCATGGAGTATGGCGAGCCACTACCTTTGCGCTGGCCGGCTCCTGAAGGATACATCCTGAGCAGCCACGGTATGGTCCCCGTTTCTCTGCCTCCACCCTCCATGCCCCCTCCAAGCGGCCAGGTCTACATGTCCCAGCAGCACACCCCTGGCCTAAGCCGAGCTCTGCTGAGGGGGGCTTTGGAGCGAGGGGAGCTTGGGGAGCTGATGGATCTTAGCCAGCTGTTGAGCAAGAAGAACTGCAATGACAGGACTCAGACTGGCCAGTGA